The following are encoded together in the Triticum dicoccoides isolate Atlit2015 ecotype Zavitan chromosome 6B, WEW_v2.0, whole genome shotgun sequence genome:
- the LOC119323967 gene encoding auxin-responsive protein SAUR32-like, whose translation MQGGQAEKKGKVKKGWLAVRVGQPEQQGDGFRRFVIPIAYLYHPLFQRLLEAARDTYGYNSAGPLWLPCSVDEFLRLRALVDRETAHSHSSPHRVYAGGYQQQSYSFGPCTRAKITS comes from the coding sequence ATGCAAGGGGGCCAGGCGGAgaagaaggggaaggtgaagaaggggTGGCTGGCGGTGCGGGTCGGCCAGCCGGAGCAGCAGGGCGACGGGTTCAGGCGGTTCGTCATCCCGATCGCCTACCTCTACCACCCGTTGTTCCAGCGGCTGCTGGAGGCGGCCCGGGACACGTATGGTTACAACTCGGCCGGCCCGCTCTGGTTGCCCTGCTCCGTCGACGAGTTCCTCCGCCTGCGCGCGCTCGTCGACCGGGAGACGGCACACTCGCACTCCTCGCCGCACCGCGTGTACGCCGGCGGCTACCAGCAGCAGAGCTACTCCTTCGGCCCGTGCACCCGCGCCAAAATCACATCCTGA